Proteins from one Sporocytophaga myxococcoides genomic window:
- a CDS encoding PD40 domain-containing protein, with amino-acid sequence MNFYFKEFLLLSYFVCYLSSGMAQKNEPALSGKDLQTLEQQASSYFSLEKYSLAEPLYYKLDSVKPNTPDYGYKLGVCYIYNNKEDKALPIFEAGLKKAALYPKALLYYTARAYHLNHRFDEAIKYYERYKGFVNKEGDKNKITIIANLNRQIEMCRNGKELIKNPLPLEVFNLGPEINSPYPDYGPVVTADEEQVIFTSNRPNTTGGQKTEDGIFFEDIYISKKTANGWTTAVQMPELNTTGHDASKGINPNGEKMIIYRYGKDKLLSSASGDLYLSEQKNGNWQKAERMADKINSPGWEPSASLPDDDRIMYFVSNRQGGFGGTDIYSIKKLPNGEWAEPWNLGPVINTPYDEDSPFISPDGKTLYFSSTGHRSMGGYDIFIARFDETKKQWSSPENVGYPISTAQDDLYFSWSADGSRIYFSSVRPGGYGDKDIYYASIKKNNNSVLILKGKILDAKDQKPLEAIIRISDPETNETVTNVTTNSTTGKYLAVLQTGKKYRITFESANFHIITENIDLSGSNYSTELEKNIILEKY; translated from the coding sequence ATGAATTTCTATTTTAAAGAGTTTTTACTTCTTAGTTATTTTGTCTGCTATCTTTCAAGTGGTATGGCTCAAAAAAATGAGCCAGCTTTATCTGGAAAAGACCTACAAACACTAGAACAACAAGCCAGCAGTTATTTTTCGCTGGAAAAATACAGTCTGGCGGAGCCTTTATACTATAAATTGGATTCTGTTAAGCCAAATACTCCGGACTATGGCTATAAACTTGGAGTCTGTTATATTTATAATAATAAGGAAGATAAAGCTCTTCCTATATTTGAAGCAGGATTAAAAAAGGCTGCACTATACCCAAAAGCTCTGCTCTATTATACTGCAAGGGCTTATCATCTCAATCATAGGTTTGATGAAGCTATCAAATATTATGAGCGCTATAAAGGATTTGTGAATAAAGAAGGTGACAAAAACAAAATTACAATCATTGCTAACCTCAATAGACAAATTGAGATGTGTCGAAATGGGAAAGAACTCATAAAAAATCCTCTCCCCCTTGAAGTTTTTAATCTAGGTCCGGAAATTAATTCTCCGTATCCTGATTATGGCCCTGTAGTAACGGCTGACGAAGAGCAGGTTATTTTCACTTCTAACAGACCGAATACAACTGGCGGACAAAAAACTGAAGATGGGATTTTTTTTGAGGATATTTACATATCTAAAAAGACCGCTAATGGATGGACGACGGCAGTACAGATGCCAGAACTGAATACCACAGGCCATGATGCCAGCAAAGGTATTAACCCCAACGGAGAAAAGATGATTATTTATCGTTATGGGAAAGATAAACTTTTATCTTCTGCTTCTGGAGATTTATATTTATCTGAACAAAAAAATGGCAATTGGCAGAAAGCAGAACGGATGGCAGATAAAATCAATTCTCCTGGATGGGAGCCTTCTGCTAGTTTACCAGACGATGACAGGATCATGTATTTTGTAAGCAATAGACAAGGTGGCTTTGGAGGTACTGATATTTACAGCATTAAAAAACTTCCAAACGGAGAATGGGCTGAGCCATGGAATCTTGGTCCAGTAATTAATACACCTTATGATGAAGATTCACCATTTATTTCTCCTGACGGGAAAACTTTATACTTTAGTTCAACAGGGCATCGATCAATGGGCGGTTACGATATTTTTATAGCAAGATTTGATGAGACCAAAAAACAGTGGTCATCTCCTGAAAATGTAGGCTACCCAATCAGCACAGCTCAGGATGATCTTTATTTTAGCTGGTCCGCCGATGGATCCAGAATATATTTCTCGAGTGTCAGGCCAGGAGGTTATGGCGACAAGGATATTTATTATGCTTCCATTAAGAAAAATAACAATAGTGTTCTGATTTTAAAGGGAAAAATTTTAGACGCCAAGGATCAGAAACCGTTAGAAGCAATAATCAGAATAAGTGACCCGGAAACTAACGAAACAGTTACAAACGTAACCACTAACAGCACTACAGGCAAGTATCTTGCAGTACTACAAACAGGGAAAAAGTATAGAATTACATTCGAATCTGCTAATTTTCACATAATTACAGA
- a CDS encoding PorP/SprF family type IX secretion system membrane protein produces MRNKVTFSIIMLSLLFFTYTGALAQDIQFSQFYNVPLFISPAFAGSVHQPRATVHQRLQWPKLDGKYITSFASFDTYSPKYNSGFGVYALKDWQGSNTISSTEIGFQYSYELHINSQLVFRPGLQLAMISRYIDYADLRFPIQFNDEQGFFDPNNNYAGVPRKSFADISAGGVFYSKNLWLGFSTHHINTPNQSFYGDISRLPAKFAILGGYKFLFSNDKKKYYSDDDNEISLTPTFNYKSQGKSDQFDLGLYGVYNQFLAGGWYRGIPFKRYEHRFQNNESVVIFLGFKTGIGLKFGYSYDFTVSKLAIARTGGSHEFNLTYVFTKKLKKKKPMRRMPCPSF; encoded by the coding sequence ATGAGAAATAAGGTAACATTCAGCATCATTATGCTGAGCCTCTTATTTTTTACATATACAGGGGCGTTGGCTCAGGACATTCAGTTTAGTCAATTTTATAATGTACCCCTGTTTATAAGCCCCGCATTTGCAGGAAGTGTGCATCAACCAAGAGCTACAGTGCATCAGCGATTGCAGTGGCCAAAGCTCGATGGTAAATATATTACATCATTTGCTTCATTCGATACCTATTCACCAAAATACAATAGTGGTTTTGGTGTATATGCATTAAAAGACTGGCAGGGGTCCAATACGATAAGTTCTACTGAAATTGGATTTCAATATAGCTATGAGTTGCATATTAATAGTCAGCTTGTTTTCAGGCCGGGTTTGCAACTTGCAATGATTTCTCGGTATATAGACTATGCAGACCTAAGATTTCCTATTCAGTTTAATGATGAACAGGGCTTCTTTGACCCTAATAACAACTATGCAGGAGTTCCAAGAAAATCATTTGCAGACATCTCTGCAGGAGGTGTATTTTATTCAAAAAACTTGTGGTTAGGCTTTTCAACCCATCACATAAACACTCCTAACCAAAGCTTTTATGGTGATATAAGCAGACTACCGGCTAAATTTGCGATTCTTGGAGGTTATAAGTTCCTCTTTAGCAATGACAAGAAAAAATATTATTCAGATGACGACAATGAAATAAGTCTTACTCCAACTTTCAATTATAAATCTCAGGGAAAATCTGATCAGTTTGATTTAGGACTTTATGGAGTTTACAATCAATTTCTAGCTGGTGGATGGTATAGAGGTATACCCTTTAAAAGATATGAACACAGATTCCAGAATAATGAGTCAGTTGTAATATTCCTTGGATTTAAAACAGGTATCGGATTAAAGTTTGGCTATAGTTATGACTTTACAGTTTCTAAACTGGCCATAGCAAGAACAGGAGGATCGCATGAATTTAATCTTACTTATGTATTCACCAAAAAATTAAAGAAGAAAAAACCGATGCGTCGTATGCCATGCCCAAGCTTTTAA
- a CDS encoding glycoside hydrolase family 97 protein yields the protein MKLQSPDGQLIINIEESETGIILLYEYQRKSFLKCSLGGFDTTEGKIGEHLKLRSIERVSSRENYNLYSGKSSKAIASYNQIILHCQDRMGSRCLMDIVLRAYNEGLAFCYSFPQSENHELHIINENNYYTPIPSDLTLWPMYLDSFTTNYEEIYQKQSISELLPERLIAMPLLIQNEELGFAITEASLIDYAGSYLKWDAEAKSIYSTLSHSSDDLIAVRKTGSFQTPWRVVVTGNHAGKLIESNLLYHLSTPSKVANAQDWIKPGKYAWDWWSNAVVKQEGISGGMNTDTIKYYIDFASSFNLEYMLIDAGWYGKHDDIKANIIMAIPELNLPEVIEYAKEKNIGILLWLNWRCVKRQMHEAFPIYKQWGIKGIKMDYMDRDDQEMVRFYVKVTELAADNCLLVNMHGAHKPSGVSRTYPNLLTYEGVRGNEYNKWSYTKPSHHVTIPYTRMLAGPMDFTPGAFRNVSAERHKSVWEKPMAIGTRCSQLAMYVVYESALQSLCDHPDAYNGQEGSDFLKIVPTSWDETIFLKGEVGQYIVLARKKGKQWFIGGMTNEEERFVEIDLSVLGGKLFNYILYKDIPESKVNQERLHVEKGTNLSGPSFMIWMAPGGGMAGVLNDMESH from the coding sequence ATGAAGCTGCAATCTCCCGATGGACAATTAATTATAAATATTGAGGAATCGGAAACCGGGATAATTCTTTTATATGAATATCAAAGAAAGAGTTTTCTTAAATGTAGTCTTGGTGGATTTGATACTACTGAAGGTAAGATAGGTGAGCATTTAAAACTAAGAAGTATTGAACGTGTTTCATCAAGGGAGAATTATAATCTTTATTCTGGAAAATCCAGTAAAGCGATAGCCTCATACAATCAAATAATCCTGCATTGCCAGGATAGAATGGGTAGCAGATGCCTTATGGATATAGTTCTAAGGGCGTATAATGAAGGATTGGCTTTTTGCTATAGTTTTCCTCAAAGTGAAAACCATGAGCTTCACATTATAAATGAGAACAATTACTATACTCCGATTCCTTCTGATTTGACTTTGTGGCCGATGTATCTTGACTCCTTTACGACTAATTATGAGGAGATATATCAAAAGCAGAGCATTTCCGAATTGTTACCTGAGCGATTAATAGCTATGCCTTTATTAATTCAGAATGAAGAACTTGGCTTCGCTATTACTGAAGCCTCTCTCATTGATTATGCCGGAAGTTATCTGAAATGGGATGCAGAAGCAAAATCGATTTATAGTACATTGTCACATAGCTCTGATGATCTTATAGCTGTGAGAAAAACCGGGTCATTTCAAACTCCCTGGAGAGTTGTGGTGACCGGAAATCATGCCGGTAAATTAATAGAGTCAAACCTGTTATATCATTTGAGCACACCTTCAAAAGTTGCTAATGCTCAAGATTGGATAAAGCCCGGGAAATATGCATGGGACTGGTGGTCGAATGCCGTTGTAAAACAAGAAGGAATTTCAGGTGGGATGAATACAGATACAATCAAATATTATATTGATTTTGCTAGCTCCTTTAATCTTGAATACATGCTTATTGATGCCGGTTGGTATGGAAAGCATGATGATATAAAAGCAAATATTATCATGGCTATTCCGGAACTCAATCTTCCTGAAGTGATAGAATATGCAAAAGAAAAAAATATAGGCATCCTTTTGTGGCTAAACTGGAGGTGTGTAAAAAGACAAATGCATGAGGCCTTTCCCATATACAAGCAGTGGGGGATAAAGGGAATAAAAATGGACTATATGGATAGGGATGATCAGGAGATGGTTCGCTTTTATGTTAAAGTAACGGAGCTTGCCGCGGATAATTGTTTGCTGGTTAATATGCATGGAGCTCATAAGCCAAGCGGGGTGTCAAGAACTTACCCTAATTTACTTACATATGAAGGTGTAAGAGGAAATGAATATAATAAATGGTCTTACACAAAACCTTCTCATCATGTAACAATTCCTTATACAAGGATGCTTGCTGGGCCTATGGATTTTACTCCTGGTGCATTTCGTAATGTGTCTGCTGAACGTCATAAGTCGGTATGGGAGAAACCAATGGCCATTGGAACGAGATGTAGCCAACTCGCTATGTATGTTGTGTACGAAAGTGCTTTGCAAAGTTTATGCGACCATCCTGATGCTTATAACGGTCAAGAAGGTTCAGATTTTTTAAAAATTGTACCAACTTCATGGGATGAAACAATATTTCTGAAAGGTGAGGTAGGGCAATACATAGTATTGGCAAGAAAAAAAGGAAAGCAATGGTTTATAGGAGGGATGACCAATGAAGAGGAGCGATTTGTTGAAATAGACTTGTCTGTATTGGGAGGAAAATTATTCAATTATATTTTATATAAAGATATTCCGGAATCTAAAGTGAACCAGGAAAGACTTCATGTTGAAAAAGGGACGAATTTGAGTGGACCCTCCTTTATGATATGGATGGCACCTGGTGGAGGAATGGCGGGTGTTCTGAACGACATGGAAAGTCATTAA
- a CDS encoding ADP-ribosylglycohydrolase family protein: MKGPAKDILFGVAIGEAIGLPFESSERNDMLKYSDSNISGCNVYSQHQGMWSHSTALTFCMAESIIDGYDLETTAINFIGWKNKSLKRSDGYVFDHNNTTVKAICRLEKVMNQSLYTDTSIFSSTSDFDNSNGSLMRILPLLYVIRDKPIRVQFNIIWDNSALTHNHIRAAMCCMIYLKVAEHILHGHEKSDAYQQTRHEIKELWDGIDFDLNEIRYFERVIQSDIRNYSFEYLRSGEYVMDSLESSLWCLLKTDSYKGAIQKSINLGGNTSSTGAITGGLAGLYYGFKSIPDPWIRTLSKRSYILKLANRLDLTFSKRA, encoded by the coding sequence ATGAAAGGACCTGCTAAGGACATACTATTTGGAGTTGCTATAGGAGAAGCAATTGGATTACCCTTTGAATCATCTGAAAGAAATGACATGCTGAAATATTCAGATTCAAATATTTCTGGATGTAATGTATATAGTCAACATCAGGGCATGTGGTCTCACAGCACCGCTCTAACATTCTGCATGGCTGAATCGATTATTGATGGCTATGATCTTGAAACTACAGCAATTAATTTTATTGGATGGAAAAATAAATCTCTGAAACGCTCTGACGGATATGTCTTTGACCATAACAATACAACTGTTAAAGCAATATGCAGGCTTGAAAAGGTAATGAATCAAAGTCTTTATACAGATACAAGCATATTCTCTTCTACTTCAGATTTTGATAACAGTAATGGTTCTTTAATGAGAATTCTTCCCTTACTATATGTAATAAGAGATAAACCTATCAGAGTTCAGTTTAATATTATTTGGGATAATTCAGCCCTAACACATAACCATATCAGAGCTGCTATGTGCTGTATGATTTATTTGAAAGTTGCAGAACATATTCTACATGGACATGAAAAATCAGATGCTTATCAACAAACAAGGCATGAAATAAAAGAGCTATGGGATGGTATAGATTTTGACTTAAATGAAATTAGATACTTCGAAAGGGTCATTCAATCAGATATCCGAAATTATTCTTTTGAATATTTAAGATCTGGAGAATATGTAATGGATTCATTGGAATCCTCTCTTTGGTGTTTATTAAAGACTGATTCATACAAGGGGGCTATACAAAAATCAATAAACCTCGGAGGTAATACAAGCTCTACCGGAGCCATAACAGGTGGTTTAGCTGGTTTGTATTATGGTTTTAAATCCATTCCAGATCCATGGATTAGAACTTTATCAAAGAGGAGTTATATTCTGAAACTGGCAAACAGATTAGATCTAACCTTTTCAAAGAGGGCTTAA
- a CDS encoding T9SS type A sorting domain-containing protein: MIKTLRWIFVIFSITSYAQKPTFTANDVVEPYSGIFAYGTNPGYYSGFNNNAPTDKLLSDLMEKAGLYSMRPKLNDKFVEDYGINVRLNEFKYYVENKKMHDITLFLDGDILAAHQSTETITCSSKTLPSKVFKNMYLPIWDTSDPNKTPINENNYYAYFVYKVIQTYGDYIKFVEVWNEPDFTYSGLGDKNKGEAGNWFDNEPNPCDLPNLNASIPQYVRLLRITYEVVKALKPSLYVTTGGIGYASFLDAMLRVTDNPDGGKVSAEYPLKGGAYFDVLSYHSYPQYNQRIWNTSKGDFDYFRHSDKAVQAMLDQRAKLDNVLNKFGYNGITYPEKIWIITETNIPRKTYTDATWIGSPEAQRNFVVKAFVKAQMNRIVQLYTYKLGDDTDESASTSPKQGMDLMGMYYNLNKATPATAKITPAGIATKSLTSLIHGSVYDPDKTAALNLPEKADGAAFTKGNDTYYVLWAKTSIDRSESATVQYTLPGTPASGAMLYSWDYSTTNKGQAVTGTSITLTGSPIVLKADFTSVASGLNLAALKASVKFYPNPADDSLTIESSNEVGYLSVDLLKANGSLVRKIDIGLQLQKTLDLSDLLSGIYYLKFSNGKTTWTEKVIVE, from the coding sequence ATGATTAAAACACTACGATGGATATTTGTGATCTTTTCTATCACATCTTATGCCCAGAAACCCACATTTACCGCCAATGATGTAGTAGAACCATATTCAGGTATTTTTGCATATGGAACAAACCCGGGTTATTACAGCGGATTTAATAATAATGCACCTACTGACAAATTGTTGTCGGATTTAATGGAAAAGGCTGGTTTATATTCTATGCGTCCCAAACTTAACGATAAGTTTGTTGAAGACTATGGAATAAATGTGAGACTAAATGAATTCAAGTATTATGTTGAAAACAAAAAGATGCACGATATTACCCTTTTTCTTGATGGTGATATTTTAGCAGCTCATCAGTCTACAGAAACTATAACCTGCTCTTCAAAAACCTTGCCTAGTAAGGTATTTAAGAATATGTACCTGCCAATATGGGATACAAGTGATCCTAATAAAACTCCTATCAATGAGAATAATTATTATGCATATTTTGTATACAAAGTTATTCAGACCTATGGTGACTATATCAAATTTGTTGAAGTATGGAATGAACCGGATTTTACTTACAGCGGACTTGGAGATAAGAACAAGGGGGAGGCAGGTAACTGGTTTGATAATGAGCCAAATCCTTGTGATCTGCCGAATCTGAATGCTTCAATCCCTCAGTATGTTCGCTTGTTAAGAATTACCTATGAAGTAGTAAAAGCCTTAAAGCCTTCTCTATATGTAACAACAGGTGGTATCGGATATGCCAGCTTTCTGGATGCTATGCTGAGGGTAACTGATAATCCTGATGGTGGTAAAGTTTCAGCAGAATATCCGTTAAAAGGAGGCGCTTATTTCGATGTATTAAGTTACCATTCATATCCACAATACAATCAGAGAATATGGAATACTTCAAAGGGTGATTTTGATTATTTCAGGCATTCTGATAAAGCTGTTCAGGCTATGTTGGATCAGAGAGCTAAACTTGATAATGTTCTTAATAAATTCGGATATAACGGAATTACTTATCCTGAGAAAATCTGGATTATTACTGAGACTAATATTCCAAGAAAGACCTACACAGATGCAACATGGATAGGTTCTCCGGAGGCGCAGCGTAATTTTGTTGTTAAAGCCTTTGTAAAAGCACAAATGAATCGGATTGTGCAACTTTATACTTATAAACTTGGTGATGATACTGACGAATCTGCAAGTACTTCACCAAAACAAGGCATGGATTTAATGGGAATGTATTATAATCTGAATAAAGCTACTCCGGCAACAGCTAAAATTACCCCTGCCGGGATTGCTACAAAGTCACTTACGTCACTAATACATGGTAGCGTTTATGATCCTGATAAAACAGCCGCACTTAATTTACCTGAAAAGGCAGACGGTGCAGCTTTTACAAAAGGAAATGATACTTATTATGTGTTATGGGCTAAGACATCAATTGACAGAAGCGAATCCGCAACCGTTCAATATACACTTCCAGGTACTCCCGCATCTGGAGCCATGTTATATAGCTGGGATTATTCTACAACTAACAAGGGACAAGCAGTTACCGGTACTTCAATAACATTAACAGGATCTCCAATTGTGTTAAAGGCAGACTTCACTTCAGTTGCATCCGGATTGAATTTAGCTGCATTAAAGGCTTCTGTCAAATTCTATCCTAATCCTGCTGATGATTCCTTAACAATTGAAAGTTCTAATGAGGTAGGATATCTTTCCGTAGACCTTTTAAAGGCAAACGGATCTTTGGTTCGTAAAATTGATATCGGACTTCAATTGCAAAAGACTTTAGATTTGTCTGATCTTCTTTCAGGTATATACTATCTGAAGTTTTCTAATGGTAAAACTACCTGGACAGAGAAGGTCATCGTAGAATAG
- a CDS encoding NAD(P)-dependent alcohol dehydrogenase — MKAIIYSKYGNPEVLQMKDVEKPVLGDNEVLVKIYVASVNSWDWDLLRGKPYLYRLIFGVFKPKHKIIGCDIAGRVELVGKNVKHLKAGDAVMGDISECWGGFAEYVCVPERLLTLKPSELSFEHAAAIPQAGVLALQSLQKSITVKSGDKVLINGAGGGVGTFALQIAKSLGAEVTCVDSYQKLEMLYNLGADHVIDYKQEDFAEKGSRYNLIIDVIANHSVFAYKEALLPNGRLVVIGGTIPCLLQVGLLGSLLSFNDNRKLGILIHEPNEGLDLLLDMIKKGDVKPVIDSIYTLKDVPIALQRLGDGKAVGKIVIKVSEYNDV; from the coding sequence ATGAAAGCAATAATTTACTCAAAGTATGGGAATCCTGAAGTTCTTCAAATGAAAGATGTGGAGAAGCCTGTATTAGGTGATAATGAAGTGTTGGTAAAGATTTATGTTGCATCTGTAAATTCATGGGATTGGGATTTATTAAGAGGGAAGCCATATTTATACAGGTTAATATTCGGAGTGTTTAAGCCTAAACATAAGATCATCGGATGTGATATAGCCGGAAGGGTCGAATTGGTTGGAAAGAATGTTAAACATCTGAAAGCTGGAGATGCTGTGATGGGCGACATATCAGAATGTTGGGGTGGTTTTGCGGAATATGTTTGCGTTCCGGAAAGATTGCTTACATTAAAACCTTCTGAATTGTCATTTGAACATGCCGCCGCAATACCTCAGGCGGGAGTACTTGCCCTACAATCTCTTCAGAAAAGTATAACTGTTAAATCTGGTGATAAAGTATTAATTAATGGAGCTGGAGGAGGTGTAGGAACTTTTGCACTTCAGATTGCAAAATCACTGGGAGCAGAGGTTACCTGTGTAGATAGTTATCAAAAACTGGAAATGTTGTACAATCTAGGAGCAGATCACGTTATCGATTATAAACAGGAGGATTTTGCAGAAAAAGGTTCTCGTTATAATTTGATTATTGATGTTATAGCCAATCATTCAGTTTTTGCTTATAAGGAAGCTTTATTACCTAATGGACGCCTTGTTGTAATAGGAGGAACGATACCTTGTTTGTTACAAGTGGGCTTATTGGGCTCTTTACTTTCCTTTAATGATAATAGAAAACTGGGTATATTGATTCATGAGCCAAATGAAGGTTTAGATCTTTTGTTGGACATGATTAAAAAGGGAGATGTCAAACCAGTTATCGATTCCATCTATACTTTAAAGGATGTTCCTATAGCTTTGCAACGGTTAGGTGATGGTAAGGCAGTTGGTAAAATAGTAATAAAAGTAAGTGAATATAATGATGTCTGA
- a CDS encoding DUF1801 domain-containing protein: MNKETQEYNDSLFADDKEICDLLAMEINHNLADAENKIWHRHPVWFLNGNPIVGYSKLKNCVRLLFWSGQSFDEEGLQVEGSFKAAEIRYTSVEQVNKKDLKRWLEKSKVIQWDYKNLVKRKGVLERLM; this comes from the coding sequence ATGAATAAAGAAACTCAGGAATACAATGATTCTTTGTTTGCAGACGACAAAGAGATCTGCGACCTTCTGGCCATGGAAATTAATCACAATTTAGCGGATGCTGAAAATAAAATATGGCACAGGCATCCTGTATGGTTTTTAAACGGTAATCCTATTGTAGGTTATAGTAAATTGAAAAATTGCGTTCGTTTATTGTTCTGGAGTGGACAATCTTTTGATGAAGAGGGACTGCAGGTGGAAGGAAGTTTTAAGGCAGCAGAAATCAGATACACATCTGTGGAGCAAGTCAATAAAAAAGACTTGAAACGCTGGCTTGAAAAATCAAAAGTTATACAATGGGATTATAAAAATCTTGTAAAACGAAAAGGCGTTCTGGAGCGGCTTATGTAA
- a CDS encoding TIGR03032 family protein, which produces MQTHSLPPFSCSISSNMPELLWSLGGTLAITTYQAGKLIFISSVNNKEIIQLPRQYDKAMGLAVHQNKLAVATQYEVQVLANSNDLAKNYGAKPGSYDGLYLPRATFYTGEIDLHDMAWGNEGLWAVNTRFSCLSLINEEYSFKSKWIPSFITDLTPDDRCHLNGMAMERGKPKYVTALGSTNVTKGWRSKVQNGGVVIDVESKEIIVSGLPMPHSPRIYDGKLYALCSATSELICVDTTAGKYEVITKLNGFLRGMCKKDDILFLGLSKLRQNSSTFRDLPINREALSCGIAAIHLPTGKQIGFIHYENSVEEIYDVQFLDNLRRPSILNTLREEHRRALVTETNSFWSINE; this is translated from the coding sequence ATGCAGACACACTCTTTACCACCCTTCTCCTGCTCTATTTCTTCAAATATGCCGGAACTTTTATGGAGTCTGGGAGGCACATTAGCAATAACCACCTACCAGGCCGGTAAACTTATATTTATCAGTTCTGTAAATAATAAAGAAATAATTCAGCTCCCACGACAATATGATAAAGCTATGGGATTGGCTGTACATCAGAATAAACTTGCTGTTGCTACACAGTATGAAGTACAGGTGTTAGCGAACTCCAATGATCTGGCAAAAAATTATGGAGCCAAACCAGGATCTTATGATGGGCTTTATCTTCCTAGAGCGACATTCTATACCGGAGAGATTGACTTGCATGATATGGCCTGGGGTAATGAAGGATTATGGGCAGTGAACACAAGATTTTCCTGTTTAAGTTTAATCAATGAAGAGTATAGTTTTAAAAGCAAATGGATTCCTTCATTCATTACAGATCTCACACCGGACGACCGCTGTCATTTAAATGGTATGGCAATGGAAAGAGGGAAACCAAAGTATGTAACTGCCTTAGGTTCAACCAATGTAACTAAAGGCTGGAGATCCAAGGTTCAAAACGGAGGTGTTGTGATAGATGTAGAGTCTAAAGAAATTATAGTAAGCGGTTTGCCAATGCCTCATTCTCCAAGAATATATGACGGAAAATTGTATGCCTTATGCTCTGCTACCAGTGAATTAATATGTGTAGATACCACAGCAGGAAAATATGAAGTCATAACTAAACTTAACGGTTTTTTAAGAGGCATGTGTAAAAAAGACGACATACTATTTCTTGGCTTATCAAAATTACGACAAAACTCTAGTACTTTCCGCGATTTACCAATAAATCGTGAAGCTCTCTCTTGCGGTATTGCAGCTATTCATTTACCTACAGGAAAACAAATTGGATTTATTCATTATGAAAACAGTGTGGAAGAAATTTATGATGTTCAGTTTTTAGATAACCTACGAAGACCGTCTATCCTAAATACTTTAAGGGAAGAACATCGCAGAGCTCTTGTAACAGAAACAAATTCCTTTTGGTCAATAAACGAATAA